The nucleotide window TGTCGGTGCACACACAATCGCAATGCTCTCCGGCATCATAACCTGGTAGCCGACATGAGTATGTAAGTCTCTACTACTCATGAAGCATGTCTGGGTGGGATGTGTGTGTATCCAGCCAAGCACCATCAACTCCTCCTTGTCACAGTAATCGAAAAGCTCCTCTTCATTCAGCGTCTCGCAGGTATCGCTTGTGCTCGTTTGCTCAGGGATGATCAAGCGAGTTATGAAAAGAGCGTTGGATTTGAGTATTCCACACAGCATACCACATGTCTCGAGGTTCAGACGTGTGTTGGACGAAGCAGATGCGAGGAACTGATTGCGAAGTTGAGAGGGAAGGAAGACAGGTCGCAGAGGATCCCCGTTTTCGAGGAAGGCAGATGGCTTAAAGGTGAATTCGTCCAACTCGTTCGAAGGAGTGATTGAGCGGGGGTCGGGTACTTTGCCTGGCAGTGGCGGCGCGCTCTCTGAGTATTTTCCAGGTACGGGCGGAGGTCCGTGCTGGTATCGTGCGTCGTGTGGAGATGTTGTATACTTGGGAGGCAGCGGTGGCGGCGATGCTGGTGACGCCGAGGATGAGTATATCTGCTCTTTGGGAGGTCGTGTCGGTACTGGATCGCGTGATGAGTCCCACCTCTCTTGGGACGTCTTGTATGGGACGGTGGGGTAGTGATAGGAGGATGAAGACTGGGAAGTTGGACGCTCCTCTTGTCAGTACACGCAGCAAGAAACCATGGTCTGCACCTACCGACGAATATGACGTCCTGTGGCCGTTCTGCTGGAGCCTGGCAACCTCTTGTATCTGGCTAGACACATCATCTCCGTCGCCGGCTTGCTGAGACAAATCATCCTGCCATCTATCCCATGAACCTCCACTACGCCGTGcctgctcttcttcttccgaCACACCATGCTGCCGCGCGGTCCTCCTGTTCGTGTCTCTCCGCCTGACTTCACGTTGTGCCAGCCGTGCAGCCAGTGACTGGTTCTCTAGGACGCGTGCATCAATCGTCGGCCTCGAGTCGTATGATCGTCTCTTGGTGCCTGGATCCTGAAGTGACAGCCCGTCCAGCTCCAGAGGGAGGGTCCTGGCACCCTTTCCTTCCAGCGACTTGAGGGCCTGCTGTTGTCTCTTCCTCCTTTCTTCATATTCCTCGTGTCTCTTCTTGATGCGCGGCGCGATTTCTTCGAGCTTCTTCAAGTCGCGACTGACGGCGGCCGTGGCAGCATTGAGCGCCTTGCGATTCTCGGGCTTGTTCCTGTCTGGGTGTGCTTGCAACTTTTGAAGAACAAGGTCGGCGTGGCGATATAGGAGAAGGTACGTCTGCGCGTCATTGCCTTCTGCCTCGTAGACTTGCGCCTGTGTTGGTGAGCATAGGCATGATGAACATATCTAACGACGCACCTCTTTCTGCATGGTGTTGGCTGTACGCAGCCAATTTGCCAGTGGAATGTGAACATTGTACGTGTAGTTGCCAGCCTGTTCGGCCACCTCTGCGACGCTTACGGGCGTGTTGAGCGTCGCCATTGCTAATGAGGTTTGTATGTGCAGCGGGGAAGCACAAGATGGTTGTGAATAGACGCCTCAAGGCAACAACTCTTGCACAAACTGGGCCGCTAGCGATGCGGGTTGAGGTGACGCGTCGGCATCAGCGACATGTGGAAGTTGCATCCAGCGCTACCTGACGTTGGGTAGTGCACATGTGTTGTGTGTGGTGTGATGTGATGCTGCCCAGCACTGTGATGGATGATGCTGGAGACATGGCGGGGCAGCCGGGACCCTTGATGATGGCGGCCATGGAAAGCACCGCCACTCGAGCCAAAGTGTTTGGGCATCAAAGGACCAGCGTCGCGTAAGTACAATACGGGTTCCAGGGAAAGTATCGTCAGGCAGAACCAAGACCAGAGGTACATTCGTGAGAGTGAGAGCACTCGGGATCACCACTATTCGTATATGCAGGGCACAATGTACGGTATCGCGTGTTCACGTGTAATGACATCGAGGTACAGACATGCACAAACTTTAATCGCGTCTAGTATCCAAAGCATACATGAACATGACAATTCCACCCAAAATACATGGCAATGTCTTCATCTATCCTCCGAATCCTCAGAAAGTTTATCCCACTCGCTGTCTGTAGATATGTCGCCCGTCGACTCTCCCATGCCCTTCCTTCTCTTCACTGCCTCGTCCACCGGCGCTGCGAGGCTCGTAGTCGTTCCTGTCGTGCTCGCGGCAGTAGGGCCTCCGCTGCCAGTAGAAACAGGAGCCTGGGCCTGAGCTTGTGATGTCTTTTGTGTATCGCTTCCGCTTGGTCTGTCCACAAACACGGTGCTCTGCGTCTCTGGGCGCGGCGCGCGAGATGATTGCGTCTTGGGCTTGAGTGTCTGCTTCTGCTCTGCCTCTGGCTCAACCTCGGTATCGTCGCCCGTATCCATGGCCTCTCCGTCCCCACCGTCGCCCCTGTCCTTGCCGCTTCTTCTAGCCTCCCTGATGCGCTTCGCCTCCTCCTCTTTAGCCTGCGCCGCCTTGATTTCAGCCGCGAACCAGTTGATTGACCACCAGAGACCTCCACATAGGACGGAGAGGATGACAAAGTGTATGCTATACGTCACAACGAGCATGACGAAAAGGAGGACCTGGAGTGCGGCGAAGGAGGCGTTTGTCGCGACCAGGAGCGTGGGCGTCGGCCCTGCCGTGAAGATGGATTCCCATAGCTGTTCGAAAAAGGCTGCCATGGTTTGTAGTGATTTTCGTGTGTTTGCCGCTGTTGCCGGTAGTTGCGACTTTGTCTTTGTCCAAGGGAGCTATGCTTGTACTACCCCGCGAGGTGGTTGCCTAGAATGGTGTAGCTGTACTTGGGGGCGATGTTGCAGCGGTGCAGGTGTACAATGTGCGATTGCGACTTGGCCGTAGACCAGCGCCAGAGTAAACTGACGGAGCGGCGTAGAGAATGGAGAGAGGCACGCTTGCTATTTGACGTGTCGCGGGGTTGGCGTCGGCACAAGCGTTTAAAGCCCGCCGCACGCCTCCCTACCTAACTTGGTCACGCGTCTTCACATATTATTCCGGACATTAGGAAATGAGAC belongs to Pyrenophora tritici-repentis strain M4 chromosome 10, whole genome shotgun sequence and includes:
- a CDS encoding JAB multi-domain protein, yielding MATLNTPVSVAEVAEQAGNYTYNVHIPLANWLRTANTMQKEAQVYEAEGNDAQTYLLLYRHADLVLQKLQAHPDRNKPENRKALNAATAAVSRDLKKLEEIAPRIKKRHEEYEERRKRQQQALKSLEGKGARTLPLELDGLSLQDPGTKRRSYDSRPTIDARVLENQSLAARLAQREVRRRDTNRRTARQHGVSEEEEQARRSGGSWDRWQDDLSQQAGDGDDVSSQIQEVARLQQNGHRTSYSSERPTSQSSSSYHYPTVPYKTSQERWDSSRDPVPTRPPKEQIYSSSASPASPPPLPPKYTTSPHDARYQHGPPPVPGKYSESAPPLPGKVPDPRSITPSNELDEFTFKPSAFLENGDPLRPVFLPSQLRNQFLASASSNTRLNLETCGMLCGILKSNALFITRLIIPEQTSTSDTCETLNEEELFDYCDKEELMVLGWIHTHPTQTCFMSSRDLHTHVGYQVMMPESIAIVCAPTKQPSWGCFRLTDPPGKQAILNCSRPGIFHPHDVDNIYTEALKPGHVVELTNAPLEIVDMRPKKRF